GCCGTCCTTCTGCCTGATTGCCTATATGTTATCATTTGGGAGGCGGTAAAAGCGCGCGTGTGAGGGGACGCGCCCGATCACGATACGGGAGGTCATGGGGTGTTAGAAGTGCCCGTACTGGACCCGGAGGAGGCGCTCCCTCACATCCTCGGTTTCATCCGCGAGCGCACCGCTGCGGCGGGCAGGTCGCGGCTGGTGGTGGGGCTCTCCGGGGGGCTGGACTCCGCCGTCTCCACATACCTCGCCGAGCGCGCCCTGGGGAGGGACAACCTCACCGCGTTCCTCATGCCCTATAAGACCACCGACCCGCAGAGCACCAAGGACGCGCTGCTGGTCGCGTCTGAACTGGGGATCGCCCACAGGATAATCGACATCACCCCCATGGTCGACGCCTACTTCGACCGCCTGCCCGAGGCCGACCGCAAGCGGCGCGGCAATTACATGGCGCGCACGCGCATGGCGGTGCTCTACGACCAGTCGGCTGCGCGGGACGCCCTGGTGCTGGGCACCGGCAACCGCACCGAGGCCCTGCTGGGCTACACCACCCTGTGGGGGGACATGGCCTGCGCCTTCACCCCCCTGGGCGACCTCTACAAGACGCAGGTCAGGCAGCTTGCGGGCGCCCTCGGGGTTCCCGCGCGCATCGTCGGCAAGCCCCCCTCCGCGGACCTCTGGCAGGGACAGACCGACGAAGGGGAGATGGGCCTCACCTACGACGAGGTGGACCGCCTGCTCTACGCCATGATCGACCTGGGCCACGGCGATGCGGAACTGGAGGCGGACGGGTTCGGGCCTGCCCTCGTCCGCAAGGTGCGGGACATGGTGGAGGCATCCTCCTTCAAGCGCTGCATGCCCCCCTCCTGTGGGGGGGTCAGCCCCTGACATGTGACATTTGTATATCTGGTCGTGGCCATTCGATCTCGTGAACCGTAAATGTCACATGTCAGGGGCTGACCCCATCACTATAATGAAGGCATGGAGAAGCTCAA
The Actinomycetota bacterium genome window above contains:
- a CDS encoding NAD+ synthase; its protein translation is MLEVPVLDPEEALPHILGFIRERTAAAGRSRLVVGLSGGLDSAVSTYLAERALGRDNLTAFLMPYKTTDPQSTKDALLVASELGIAHRIIDITPMVDAYFDRLPEADRKRRGNYMARTRMAVLYDQSAARDALVLGTGNRTEALLGYTTLWGDMACAFTPLGDLYKTQVRQLAGALGVPARIVGKPPSADLWQGQTDEGEMGLTYDEVDRLLYAMIDLGHGDAELEADGFGPALVRKVRDMVEASSFKRCMPPSCGGVSP